Proteins encoded in a region of the Flavobacterium sp. MDT1-60 genome:
- a CDS encoding YpdA family putative bacillithiol disulfide reductase, whose translation MTEYDLIIVGGGPIGLACAIEAQKKNLRYLIIEKGAIVNSIFNYPLYMTFFSTAERLEIGNIPFNCLAPKPGRQEALEYYRNIHRYFNFSIHLFERVITVQKQENSIFKITSNKNSYEAKNVVIATGFYDIPIEMNVKGEELSKVRHYYKEAHEYAFRNVLIVGANNSSVDAALECWRKGANVTMVIRKNEINNRVKYWVKPDIENRIAEGSITAYFESNITEIRENEVEIETPNGKVTIENDFVLALTGYKPDLAFLEKMGIQLSNDELKIPTYNPETMETNVEGLFLAGVVCGGMQTHKWFIENSRVHASMITDYITSK comes from the coding sequence ATGACAGAATATGATTTGATAATTGTGGGAGGTGGTCCGATTGGATTGGCTTGTGCAATTGAAGCTCAAAAGAAAAATTTACGATATTTAATTATAGAAAAAGGTGCTATTGTTAATAGTATTTTCAATTATCCTTTGTACATGACTTTTTTCTCTACTGCCGAAAGGTTAGAAATTGGAAACATTCCGTTTAACTGTCTGGCGCCAAAACCGGGTCGTCAGGAAGCTCTTGAATATTATCGAAATATTCATCGTTATTTCAATTTTTCGATTCATTTGTTTGAAAGAGTGATTACTGTCCAAAAACAAGAAAATTCAATCTTCAAAATTACTTCTAATAAAAATTCATACGAGGCTAAAAACGTTGTTATTGCAACAGGTTTTTATGATATTCCGATAGAAATGAACGTAAAAGGCGAGGAGCTGTCTAAAGTTCGTCATTATTATAAAGAAGCACATGAATATGCTTTTAGAAATGTTTTGATTGTTGGGGCTAATAATTCGTCTGTAGATGCAGCTTTGGAATGCTGGAGGAAAGGCGCAAACGTTACAATGGTAATTCGTAAAAACGAAATCAATAACAGGGTAAAATATTGGGTAAAACCGGATATTGAAAACCGAATTGCTGAAGGAAGTATTACAGCTTATTTTGAATCGAATATTACTGAGATTCGGGAAAATGAAGTTGAAATTGAAACACCAAATGGAAAAGTAACAATTGAAAATGATTTTGTTTTAGCGTTAACAGGATACAAACCAGATTTGGCTTTTCTGGAAAAAATGGGTATTCAACTTTCTAATGATGAATTAAAAATTCCAACCTACAATCCGGAAACAATGGAAACCAATGTTGAAGGTTTATTTTTAGCCGGCGTAGTTTGCGGTGGAATGCAAACGCACAAGTGGTTTATAGAAAACTCGCGCGTTCATGCCAGTATGATTACGGATTATATTACTTCAAAATAA
- the menA gene encoding 1,4-dihydroxy-2-naphthoate octaprenyltransferase, which produces MKHWIEAARLRTLPLSVSGIIVGSIYALSNPTATINTPTEVFSWKIFGFALLTTLGLQVLSNFANDYGDGVKGTDNEDRVGPQRAIQSGVITPQAMKKAIIITTALTLLSAIILIYFAFGESNFGYSIFFLLLGIAAIVSAIRYTVGNSAYGYRGFGDVFVFIFFGLVSTLGVNFLYSKEVDPLLILPAISIGLFSVGVLNLNNMRDEESDKKSGKNTIVVQIGGAKAKIYHFTLIITAMLLVVVFAILSDYRFDQYLFLLAYIPLTKHLITVYKNQNPKLLDPELKKLALSTFLLSILLTVCMISLISDIIVNLFLGGR; this is translated from the coding sequence ATGAAACATTGGATTGAAGCCGCCAGACTGCGCACATTGCCTTTATCAGTTTCCGGAATTATAGTAGGAAGTATATACGCCTTATCAAACCCAACCGCAACTATCAATACACCAACTGAAGTTTTCAGCTGGAAAATTTTTGGTTTTGCACTTTTAACCACACTTGGTTTACAGGTTTTATCCAATTTTGCAAATGATTACGGAGATGGGGTAAAAGGCACAGACAATGAAGATCGCGTTGGTCCGCAACGTGCCATTCAGAGTGGAGTGATAACGCCTCAGGCTATGAAAAAAGCGATAATCATTACGACTGCGCTGACTCTATTATCAGCAATCATTTTGATTTACTTTGCTTTTGGAGAAAGTAATTTTGGCTATTCAATTTTCTTTTTATTATTGGGAATCGCTGCAATTGTTTCGGCAATTCGTTATACAGTAGGGAATTCAGCTTACGGATACAGAGGTTTTGGAGACGTTTTTGTTTTCATTTTCTTCGGATTAGTAAGTACTTTGGGTGTTAACTTTTTATACTCAAAAGAAGTAGATCCACTTTTAATTTTACCGGCAATCTCTATAGGATTATTTAGCGTTGGGGTTTTAAATCTGAACAATATGCGTGATGAAGAATCAGACAAAAAATCAGGAAAAAATACCATCGTAGTCCAGATTGGTGGTGCAAAAGCTAAAATTTATCATTTTACATTGATCATTACAGCGATGCTTTTAGTGGTTGTTTTTGCCATTTTGAGCGATTATCGTTTCGATCAATATTTGTTTTTATTGGCTTACATTCCTTTAACTAAACATTTAATTACCGTTTATAAAAATCAAAATCCAAAGCTTTTAGATCCGGAATTAAAAAAACTGGCGTTAAGCACTTTCTTGCTTTCAATATTATTGACAGTTTGTATGATTTCATTAATTTCAGACATCATTGTTAATCTTTTCTTAGGCGGAAGATAA
- a CDS encoding CYTH domain-containing protein has product MIEIERKFLVKSSDFKEQASTQNQIAQGYLSSLPERTVRVRIKGKKGFLTIKGIGHQGGMSRFEWENEIPLDEAQELLKLCEKGKIEKTRYEIQSGKHIFEVDEFYGENEGLIMAEIELESETESFEKPDWLGEEVTNDERYYNAYLSKNPFKTWEKQ; this is encoded by the coding sequence ATGATAGAAATTGAAAGAAAGTTTCTTGTTAAATCCAGTGATTTTAAGGAACAGGCTTCTACTCAAAATCAAATTGCGCAAGGTTATTTAAGTTCACTTCCGGAGCGAACAGTACGCGTTAGAATTAAAGGAAAAAAAGGCTTTCTTACTATTAAGGGAATTGGTCATCAAGGTGGTATGTCCCGATTTGAATGGGAAAATGAAATTCCACTGGATGAAGCGCAGGAATTGCTTAAATTATGCGAAAAGGGAAAGATAGAAAAAACACGTTATGAAATACAATCAGGAAAACATATTTTTGAAGTAGATGAATTCTATGGCGAAAATGAAGGTTTGATTATGGCTGAAATTGAATTGGAGTCAGAAACGGAATCTTTTGAAAAACCAGATTGGCTGGGAGAAGAGGTAACAAATGACGAACGATATTACAATGCATATTTAAGCAAAAATCCTTTTAAGACCTGGGAAAAACAATAA
- a CDS encoding metal-dependent hydrolase codes for MKITFYGHASLGIEVGGKHIIVDPFITGNPQASAIDINTLKADYILLTHAHGDHVLDVEAIANRTNAVIVSNAEITSYYAKLGHKAHPMNHGGSWKFDFGIVKYVNAIHSSSFPDGSYGGNPGGFVIEGEHKNIYIAGDTALTMDMKLIPMRTKLDLAILPIGNNFTMDVEDAIIASDFVECDKILGYHFDTFGYIEINHEESIRKFFDKGKDLMLLEIGESIEL; via the coding sequence ATGAAAATTACATTCTACGGACACGCTTCTTTAGGTATCGAAGTTGGAGGAAAACATATCATTGTTGATCCTTTTATTACAGGAAATCCACAGGCTTCGGCAATCGATATAAACACATTAAAAGCTGATTATATTTTACTTACGCATGCGCACGGCGATCACGTTTTAGACGTTGAAGCTATTGCAAATCGCACCAATGCTGTAATTGTTTCTAATGCAGAAATAACCAGTTATTATGCCAAATTAGGTCATAAAGCACACCCGATGAATCACGGTGGAAGCTGGAAATTCGATTTTGGAATAGTAAAATATGTAAACGCCATTCACTCAAGTTCTTTTCCTGACGGAAGTTACGGTGGAAATCCTGGAGGTTTTGTTATTGAAGGAGAACACAAAAATATCTACATTGCGGGTGACACAGCTCTTACAATGGATATGAAACTGATCCCGATGCGTACCAAATTAGATTTGGCTATTCTTCCAATCGGAAACAATTTTACTATGGATGTTGAAGATGCCATCATTGCGTCTGATTTTGTGGAATGCGATAAAATCCTAGGCTATCATTTTGATACTTTTGGTTATATCGAAATCAATCATGAAGAATCGATTCGCAAATTTTTCGATAAAGGAAAAGATTTAATGCTTTTGGAAATCGGAGAATCTATTGAATTGTAA
- a CDS encoding o-succinylbenzoate synthase, which produces MQATYHKYMLEFKRPSGTSRGVMTEKETWFIVVEENGKKGIGECGILRGLSADDRDDYEERLDWACQNIHLEETALWEALLEFPSIQFGIEMAFLSLRSENPYLLFPSDFTNYSKSIVINGLVWMGEASFMKEQIEEKLEQGFDCIKLKIGAIDFQKEVELLQFIRNHFSAKQIEIRVDANGAFALNEALDKLNQLKVFQLHSIEQPIKKGNIPAMADLCKTTPFPIALDEELIGVFSLEEKEALLRKIQPQYIILKPSFVGGFRGTLEWIDLANKYNIGWWITSALESNIGLNAISQWTFTLNSKMPQGLGTGALYTNNFDCPLEVSKGQLWYNKTKKWDSSFFDRA; this is translated from the coding sequence ATGCAAGCAACTTATCATAAATACATGCTCGAGTTTAAACGCCCTTCCGGAACTTCCAGAGGCGTTATGACCGAAAAAGAAACCTGGTTTATTGTTGTTGAAGAAAATGGTAAAAAAGGAATAGGTGAGTGTGGTATTTTACGTGGTTTGAGTGCTGATGATCGTGATGATTATGAAGAAAGACTAGATTGGGCCTGCCAGAACATTCATTTGGAAGAAACCGCTCTTTGGGAAGCTCTATTGGAATTTCCTTCAATACAATTCGGAATCGAAATGGCTTTTTTATCTCTTAGAAGTGAAAATCCATATCTTTTATTTCCTTCAGATTTCACCAATTATTCAAAGTCAATTGTAATAAATGGTTTAGTTTGGATGGGAGAAGCTTCTTTTATGAAAGAACAAATCGAAGAGAAATTAGAACAAGGTTTTGATTGTATAAAACTAAAAATTGGAGCGATCGATTTCCAGAAAGAAGTGGAATTATTACAATTTATAAGAAATCATTTTTCTGCAAAGCAAATTGAAATAAGGGTTGATGCTAATGGTGCTTTTGCTTTAAATGAAGCTTTAGATAAATTAAATCAATTAAAAGTATTTCAGTTACATAGTATTGAACAACCAATTAAAAAAGGGAATATTCCGGCCATGGCTGATTTGTGTAAAACGACACCTTTTCCAATTGCTTTGGATGAAGAATTAATTGGGGTATTTTCATTAGAAGAAAAAGAAGCATTGCTGCGGAAAATCCAACCACAATATATTATTCTCAAACCAAGTTTTGTTGGTGGATTTAGAGGAACGCTGGAGTGGATTGATCTCGCCAATAAATATAATATTGGCTGGTGGATAACATCGGCTTTAGAAAGTAATATCGGACTTAATGCAATCTCGCAATGGACTTTTACATTAAATTCTAAAATGCCGCAAGGCTTAGGAACAGGAGCGCTTTACACCAATAATTTCGATTGCCCGCTAGAAGTTTCAAAAGGGCAACTATGGTACAATAAAACAAAAAAATGGGATTCTTCATTTTTTGATAGAGCATAA
- a CDS encoding 1,4-dihydroxy-2-naphthoyl-CoA synthase produces the protein MDWITAREFEDITYKKCNGVARIAFNRPNVRNAFRPKTTSELYQAFYDAQEDTSIGVVLLSAEGPSTKDGVYSFCSGGDQNARGHQGYVGEDGQHRLNILEVQRLIRFMPKVVIAVVPGWAVGGGHSLHVVCDMTLASKEHAIFKQTDADVTSFDGGYGSAYLAKMVGQKKAREIFFLGRNYSAQEAMDMGMVNAVIPHDELEATAYEWAQEILQKSPTSIKMLKFAMNLTDDGMVGQQVFAGEATRLAYMTEEAKEGRNAFLEKRKPNFGENKWLP, from the coding sequence ATGGATTGGATTACTGCCAGAGAATTTGAAGATATAACCTATAAAAAATGTAATGGAGTTGCAAGAATAGCATTTAACAGACCTAATGTTAGAAACGCTTTCCGCCCAAAAACAACTTCAGAATTATACCAGGCTTTTTACGATGCACAAGAAGATACTTCGATAGGAGTAGTGTTACTTTCTGCTGAAGGCCCATCAACTAAAGATGGCGTTTATTCTTTTTGCAGTGGTGGCGATCAAAATGCTCGTGGACATCAGGGTTATGTAGGTGAAGACGGACAACATCGTTTGAATATTCTGGAAGTACAACGTTTAATTCGTTTTATGCCAAAAGTGGTTATTGCTGTTGTTCCGGGTTGGGCTGTTGGTGGTGGACATAGTTTGCATGTGGTTTGCGATATGACTTTAGCCAGTAAAGAACACGCTATTTTTAAACAAACAGATGCTGATGTTACCAGTTTTGATGGTGGTTACGGATCAGCTTATTTAGCAAAAATGGTGGGTCAGAAAAAAGCCCGTGAGATTTTCTTTTTAGGAAGAAACTATTCAGCTCAGGAAGCAATGGATATGGGAATGGTAAATGCTGTTATTCCTCACGACGAACTTGAGGCTACTGCTTACGAATGGGCTCAGGAAATTCTTCAAAAATCACCAACTTCTATAAAAATGCTAAAATTCGCCATGAACCTTACAGACGACGGAATGGTAGGACAGCAGGTTTTCGCCGGAGAAGCAACTCGTTTAGCCTACATGACTGAAGAAGCAAAAGAAGGCAGAAATGCATTTTTGGAAAAAAGAAAACCAAATTTCGGAGAAAATAAGTGGCTTCCTTAA
- a CDS encoding M48 family metallopeptidase: MNLKKIALFFLITVSYSSFAQKDGYWDKERATTKEIIVSARDRITLKTEDLPIGTTEIVYRITLLDENQQMANSLVSVLKAIPDPTGISQGSAGAVFLMSKISGDDTCTYALFTSEENAKKYIDDGKTDKACYAQVDEVSKDAKRLSLDKSSCLGQGISTIWFGFHSKNWLLNQKIVLEVVPWVDTKLNRGWNQDNKNEIISLCKTSTMAQKMANSDDFCVCILDKIIKQYRYSEFQKLLPIEKNKVYKDFGNACYKDADISKNVYGDLRTQAATLIKLQKYNEAIPKLNTIINDGKATAIDYSSIGYCYILTKQYAKAIKFLKEGEKLDDTELEIKLNLAHVYLLSDDYGSAKPIYKKYQMQNVTDSLSWTDKTKLDFTNFKKAGLPSKDFEKVLKLYN, translated from the coding sequence ATGAATTTAAAAAAAATTGCCCTATTCTTTTTAATTACAGTTTCATACAGTTCTTTTGCTCAAAAAGACGGTTATTGGGACAAAGAGCGCGCCACAACTAAAGAAATTATAGTTTCTGCCCGTGACCGAATCACTTTAAAAACAGAAGACCTCCCTATAGGAACCACAGAAATCGTGTACCGAATTACACTATTAGACGAAAACCAGCAAATGGCAAATAGTTTGGTTTCGGTATTAAAAGCAATTCCAGACCCAACCGGAATCAGTCAGGGTTCTGCCGGAGCTGTTTTTCTAATGTCAAAAATCTCCGGTGATGACACTTGCACTTATGCACTTTTTACTTCAGAGGAAAATGCAAAAAAATACATTGACGACGGAAAAACAGACAAAGCCTGTTATGCCCAAGTAGATGAAGTTAGTAAAGATGCAAAAAGATTGTCATTAGATAAATCTTCTTGTTTAGGACAAGGCATTAGTACAATTTGGTTTGGTTTTCACAGCAAAAACTGGCTTTTGAATCAAAAAATTGTTTTAGAAGTTGTGCCTTGGGTGGATACTAAATTGAACCGCGGCTGGAATCAGGATAACAAAAACGAAATCATCAGCTTATGCAAAACATCAACAATGGCACAAAAAATGGCCAATTCTGATGATTTTTGCGTTTGTATTTTAGATAAAATCATAAAACAATATCGTTACTCAGAGTTTCAAAAGTTATTACCAATCGAAAAAAACAAAGTATATAAAGATTTTGGAAACGCGTGTTATAAAGACGCTGACATCTCTAAAAATGTATACGGCGATTTACGAACACAGGCTGCTACATTAATAAAACTGCAGAAATACAACGAAGCTATTCCTAAATTAAATACAATCATTAACGACGGAAAAGCAACAGCTATTGACTACAGTTCAATTGGTTACTGCTATATTTTGACCAAACAGTATGCTAAAGCAATTAAATTCTTAAAAGAAGGCGAAAAACTCGACGATACAGAATTGGAGATAAAATTAAACCTCGCTCACGTTTATTTATTAAGCGACGATTATGGTAGTGCAAAACCAATTTACAAAAAGTACCAAATGCAAAATGTGACTGATAGTTTAAGCTGGACAGACAAAACAAAACTTGATTTTACAAACTTCAAAAAAGCAGGTTTACCATCTAAAGACTTCGAAAAAGTCTTAAAGCTTTATAATTAA